GGCGTGTGTGTTCCGAGTTCTGCCGCCAATCATACACAATCCACACCTGCCGGCCTTCGGTCATTATGACAATATGTACACACCGGTGCGGCCCAGCAGATCGGCTGCCCCGCACCCATGCGGCGATATAGCCGATCACGACGCCATGTACACGCGGAGTGCGGTGAATCTGCACGATCATGCCCCTGCGCCAGCATACGTGTAAGCGCCCGCCGGGCATAGGCGCGTACTCCTATTCTGAGCGGGCGTCTGCGCGGGGTGTTCGAAGCGGGGATGGTTCGCGGAAGTAAACGACCATCAAGCCTGGGCTGAAACCAACACGCCTGCTCACGCAGGCGCACCGGGCAGCTACCAGTATCAATCAATACCACCTGGGCGCACATTGACTGCGCGACAATGGCGACCGAACCTACGCAGCCGAGCGTTGTGTCAGGATGCAGTGCCCATGCTTGACTATACCGTTGGCAGCTGCTGTTGCTGGCGCAGCAGCAACAACACGGTCTGAGCCAGCACCCGCAGATCGAACAGCAGCGACTGCTGCTGGACATAGCGCAGGTCGAGGTTGAGCTTGATCGGCAAGATCTGCGTCAGGTAGTCGCTATCGATCGTAGCCTGATTGTTCAATACTGCCGCCTCGTCGATCGCGAAGGTCAGCTGGGCCAATCCACAGATGCCTGGGCGTACAGTCAGCACCTGCCACCAGATCGGCTGGCTAAGCTGGACAAACTCGGGGGCTTCAGGGCGCGGGCCAACCAGGCTCATATCACCCCGTAGCACATTGATCAGCTGAGGCAGCTCGTCGAGGCGAAAGCGGCGCAGCCAGCGGCCCACCCGCGTAATGCGCGGGTCGTCTTTGAACGTCAGCGCTGGCCCAACCTGGTCGGCGTCGACGCGCATGGTACGAAATTTATACATGCGGAACTGCACCCCACCACGGCCAACCCTGCGAGCCTTATAGAACACTGGCCCCGACGAGTCGAGCTTGACTAGTAGGCCAAGTAGCAGGAATAGTGGTGCCAGCAGCATGAGGCCGGTGGAGACAAGCACAATATCAAAGATGCGTTTGCTGGTCATTTGTGTTCCTCTTAGGATGTCGTTGAACAATGTTTGCTAATCGCCGCGATCGGCAAAGCCCACGCGACGCGACGCGTGGAAATCGATCGCGAATATCGGGTTACATAGGAAAGGTCAAGAGGTATTTAGCCGCGCGTCAGGGCCACTGACGACTCTGAGTGATCGAGCGAGCTCTCGGCGACCACTTCGAGCACTGCGTCGATCACGTCCTGCACGTCGGCGTCGCTCATCTTCGAGTAGATCGGCAGCGAGATCTCGCGTTGGTACTCGTGATACGCAACCGGGAAATCCTCCGGCTGGTAGCCGTAGGCCTCACGGTAGTATGGATGCAGGTGCAGCGGGATGAAATGGACGCTTATGCCGATATTGCGGCGCTTCAGCTCATCGGCAAACTGTGCCCGGTCGATCTGGAGCCGATCGAGATTCAGGCGTAACATATACAGGTGCCAGGCGTGCCGGCAATCCGTGCGATCATTAGGCACCTGCAGCTCGGGCGCACCAGCAAAAGCCTGGTTGTAACGCTCGGCGATCACCAGGCGGCGCTGCCACATGCGCTCGGCCTTACGTAGTTGGGCCAGCCCCATGCCGGCAGCAATATCGGTCATGTTGTACTTATAGCCCGGCGCAATAATTTCATAGTACCACGACCCCTCGGCAGTGTAACGCTTCCAGGCATCCTTGCTGATCCCATGCAGCGCCATGATTCGGCAGCGCTCGGCCCAGCTGTCGTCATCGGTGCAAATCATGCCACCCTCGCCAGTGGTGATTGTCTTGGTCGCGTAGAAGCTAAAGCAGGTAAACTGGCTGATGCTACCGATCGATCTGACCTTGTAGCTCGATGGAAACGCATGCGCGGCATCTTCGATCACCGGCAGGCCGTGGTGCTGCGCCACTGCGTGAATCGCGTCGAGTTCGGCCGGCAGGCCGGCGATATGCACCGGGATAATCGCGCGCGTGCGCGGCGTGATCGCGGCCTCGATCAGATCCGCATGTATATTCAGGTCGTGCGCGCCGACATCGACCAGCACTGGGCGCGCGTCGAAGTAGCGCACCACCTCAGCGGTGGCTGCGAAGGTGTAGGGCGTGGTGATCACCTCGTCGCCACGCTGCAGGCCGATCGCCTCAAGCGCGAGGTGCATGGCGGCGGTACATGAGTTAATGGCAATCGCATGCTTGGCACCGACAGCCGCAGCAAACGCGGACTCGAACTGGCGTACCTTCGGGCCTGTGGTAACCCAACCCGATTCGAGTGCCTCACGTACCTCGGCCAGCTCAGTCTCATCAATATCGGGTAGAGCAAACGGAAGAAAGGAAATACGCATACGATTGACCTCTACTTTACTGGATGTCCGCAATGGCCCGTATGGCGCCGGCATGCTACCATGCACGCTCCGCCACACCGACAAAGGCGCCGAGCTATGTAGATAATACCTAACGCAGCAGAAGCGCCTTTCGGTCAGGATGACAGCATGTACATCACGTGGGAAGGGTGATTATTAGCACGCCGCTCTGCCCGCAACTAATGCGTCAGAGTGAAGGAGTAATCAGAAGCGAACTGAACATGGCTTGGCTTTCAACGAACGCTGGGGCAGGCATGAACGGTGCAGGTACATGGTCTAATTTCCGTGATCAGGCAGTGAAGCCATATCAATAACATACTCGTTCATTGCCCGACCCTCAGGAGTAACAAAGGTTCGTTCACAAACAAAGCCCAGGCTTTGGTAGAAACGATTGGCTGCTTCATTGGCATCCCGATCGGTGGTCAAGTCAACGTGCCGTAACCCCCTAGTAGACGCCTCGTTTAGGAATGCCAGCACAAGCGCCTGTCCAACGCCCAATCCCTGAGCCTCAGGCAGCACGGTAATCGACATCAGATTTCCCCGCCCTTCCTGTTGCACCACTTTATTGGGCATGGAGAATGCTCGGAGCAGGCGCGGAATGATGGACATCCGTCGTAGTGCCGGCGGGACCGAGGCCAAGGCGAAACGCCACCAGTGCCGGTATAGTAGACGGCGGTAGAAGCCGGCAGGGTGCATAGTACCAATAACAAAACCAATCGTCTTTTGATCAACTGCTACGAAGCCGATACCATCAGGATCAGTTAATGTGGCAGTATAAAGCTCGCGCAGAAAGACTGGCCCTAAGAATGTGAGGAAAAATCCAGGGAACCCTTCTCGATGAACAGCAACGATCGACTGCACATCAGCACGTTGAGCATGCCGTACAGCAAATGGTCGCGATGGTTGAATCCGTTCTCTTATCATTTCGAACCTCAAATAGCCAGGCCCCTAACCCTATTGGCAATCATTTCATAGCGCGTTACAAGCTGCGACCGCGTGAAATTTGCAAGAAATGCGTTGCGTCCAGCCTGGCCTATTGCTTCACGTTCATCTCTAGATATAGATAGGAAGTAACGTACAACGTCCGCCAGTGCCTGGGGATCTTGTGATGCACAGACCACACCAGCACCAATTTTTTCAATTAAATCAGCCACATCACCCTGGGCCGCCGCCAATATTGGCCTGCCACTGGCTAGATAGGCATAGGTTTTGGAGGGAATGGTGATCTCATATGCTGGATCTTGGACTAAATGTAACAACAAAACATCAGCAAAGGCAAAATACTGCGCCATCTGATCTGGCGAACGACTACCAATGAAGCGTACATTCTTCAAATCCTTTGATCTGGCACGCTCGACAAGCTCATTACGTTCTACTCCATCACCAATGATGGTAAACTGAATATTTTGCACCTCCTGTAAAAGATCAGCTGCCTCAAGCACAACGTCAAGCCCCTGAGCAGCACCAATATTGCCGCCATATATCACATTGAAACGATCAACCAGGCCTTCGCGGATGCCTAGCGCCATATCACGATCGACAGGACGAAAGTGTTCATCATTGGCCCAATTGGGAATCACCTCAATCTTGTCGGCCGTTATTCCTCTGGTCAACAAGATACTTCTAAATCCATCAGTAATAGTTGTAACCGCGGCAGCTCTTCGGTAGATTAATTTCTCTTGAGCCATCAGAATACGGTTGAGCCAGCCGGAAATGCCATTTGTAGCGCTGCGTCCCCAATCAGGCCATAGATCCTGAACCTCATGGATTAACGGTGCAGATTTGAGCGCACCAATAGCAATCCCTGGCAGTCCAATTTGATATGTCCAAATCACCTCAGGCTGCTCAAGAAGCAAGACGCCGAGCACTGTTGCAATGAACGAAAACGACATGTACGAGAGAATGCGCCGCACTGCCGAACGACTACGATCAACCATGTGGGCAACTCGCAAAACCCTGACCCCGTCAATGGTTTCCCATCTTAAGAGCTGCGATCGATAGCCAGGATAGATCTGACCGCTCGGGTAATTCGGAAACCCTGTAATGACTGTCACTTGGTGGCCGCGCTTAACTAGCTCCACAGCCAAATCATGAGGTTTGCCTACCGGCTCTGGATAATACCAAAGACTAATAATCAGAATTTTCACAGTTATCACTCACCAATTCGTCAGGGTGTCGTCGTACCACATGGTTAACCAGGTTGATGCTGCACCGAATACCCGCTTGCCGTAATTTTGATACATTCGCATAGTATCTCAACCTCCCTGTTTGTACCTGCCTATACCCCACCTATAGCAGTTTGCACATCGGTTGCGCGTGGTACATCCCTCACCCCCGTCGCTGCCGCGACTCCCCCTCTCCCAATTTGGGAGAGGGGGTTGGGGGGTGAGGGCCGGCAGCCGCTCAACGGTTGAGAACATCACTATAATAGGGGTGCTATGGCGCACCGCTAGGCCAGGTGCGCCGCGTGCTGATGGTGATAGCCCAGTACAATCTTCGCGATCGTGCTCGATACATGTGGCTCAAGGTATTCGGCCGGCGGCGCCCACTGGTTGGGAGAGCCAAGCGCAACCTTCACCGATTGGAGCATCATCTCAGGTTCGGCCCCGGTAAGTATGTTACTCCCGATCTCGATCGTTTCTGCGCGCTCGGTCACGTCGCGGATGGTGACGTTCGGCACCTTAAAGACGCAGCATTCCTCTTGAACCGTGCCGCTGTCGGTGAGCACGCAATGGGCTTCGCGCTCAAGCTTCACGAAATCGAAAAAGCCCAGCGGCTTGAGCAGCCGCACCCGTTCGGACTGCGGGTCCAGCCCGAACTTCGCCAGCTTGTCGGCCGTGCGCGGATGCAGGCTCACGACCATCGGTTGCTTATAGGTATCGGCCACCAGCGATAGCCCGCGCAGGAGTTGTTCCAGGCGCGCCGGCGCATCGACATTTTCGGCACGGTGAATGCTGACAAGAAAATACGCCCCCGCCGTAACGTTCAAGCGTGCCAGCACATCGCTGCGCTCAATCTGCACTGCATACGCATTCAGCACCTCGTGGATCGGGTTGCCGGTTACAAAGATGCGTTGGCGCTCGATCCCCTCGCGGATCAGGTTCTCTTTACTGCGATGCGTATACGGCATCAGCACATTGCTCGAATGATCGACGATCCGGCGGTTGATCTCCTCGGGGACACGATTGTCGTAGCAACGATTGCCGGCCTCCATATGGTAGACGGGAATACCCATGCGGGCGGCAATAATTGCCGCGAGCGCGCTATTCGTATCGCCCAGCACCAGTAAGCGATCCGGCCGCACCTGGGCCATCACCTCGCCGGCCCGCGCCAAAATCTGCCCAACCTGCTCGGCAAAGCTTTGCGCTTGTACGCCTAGATGCACATCTGGCTGGCGAAGATCAAGCTCATCGAAGAAGATATCGCTCAAGCGCGGATCATAGTTCTGGCCAGTATGCACCAGCACCTGCTCGCAAAACTGATCGAGGTGCTTGATCACCTGGCTCAGGCGAATGATCTCGGGCCGCGTGCCGAATACTGTCATGACTTTCATAGCGCGACACTCAGCATCTTTTGCTCAAGGTGCGGCGCCAGCAGCTCGCGCAGGCCATCGTGATCGAGCGTAATCTGCGACGACGAGTATTCCCCAGCTAAGGCCGGCACGAACGCGCTATCGCCCTGTAATTCGGGCAGCATCGGGCGAATGGCATAGTACTCGCCGCGATCGACGGTGCGATAGCACTCTTCTTCGGAAACCATGATCTCGTGGAGTTTTTCACCAGGGCGAATGCCGGTAAAGACGATCGGAATATCGCGGCCATCAACCATAACCTCGGCCAGGTCGACAACTCGCGCGGCCGGGACGCGTGGAATATAGGTTTCGCCGGGCAGCGCGCCCTTGATTGCTGCAAAAATTGTATCGACAGCGCGATCAAGGCTCAGCAGGAAGCGGGTCATCTCGGGCAGCGTAACCGTAACCGGCCCACCTTTTTCGATCTGTTCGAGGAACAACGGTACGACCGAGCCGCGCGAAGCGATCACATTGCCATAGCGCACGCACACAAAACGGGTACCATGGCAGTTCATATTTGCTTCGACCATGAGCCGCTCCATCATGGCTTTGCTCATGCCCATCACATTGATCGGCTTACAGGCTTTGTCTGTCGAAATACCTACGACTGTTTCAACCGGGGTGTTGTTCTCTTGAATCGAGCGCACCAGGTTTTGCGCGCCCAAAATATTGGTCTGGATGGCCTGAAACGGGAAATACTCGCAGGTCGGCACCTGTTTCATGGCTGCCGCGTGCAGCACTACATCGGACTCGCGCACGGCCTGCAACACCGACGAGTAATCGCGCATATCGCCGATGCGGAAGCTCAGCAGTTTCTGGAAATTGTGATAGATCACATCGTCGGTTGCGACCTTGCGGTTCAGGTACGATAGGCGCATATAATGCTGGCGGGCTTCGTCGCGCGAAAACACGGTGATGCGCGCCGGCAGGCCCATCTCACCACCCAACAGTCGCCGAACGATCGTCTGCCCAAGCGAGCCGGTGCCTCCGGTTACAAGAATACGCTTTCCTTCAAAGTGCATGGCTGTTTCTCCATTGTGCATAGTGTGCGCGATCAGAGGCCAACTCCTCGATCATCAAAGGCCACGTCGGTGGTACAAAGCCGGTCGCAGCCCGAAAGCGACTGCTATCCAGGCTCCGGTCGAGCTGAAAATCGGCATACGCTTCGATCTCGACCGGCAGATCGAAGCTTGTGCGCAGCAGGCCGAGCAGATCGTATTTGTTGATCGGCTCGGACGAGACCTGGTAGAGTCCGGTGAGCTGTGGGAAGTGCTCGATCAGGTCGGCAATAATGCGCGCAAGTGCCTGGGTCGTAAATCCCGAGTAGATCGCCCGGCTAAACCCGCGCACGCGGCCGCCGCCGTTACTAAGGAACCACTCTACCAGGCCACTGGTGGTCTGTAGCTCGCGGCCGATAATCGAGGTTCGCAGGGTGATACACCCAGGGCCAGACACCTCGCCCAGGAACTTGGTGCGGCCGTATAGATCTTCAGCGTCGGAGCTGTCGTCCTCGGTGTACATGCCCTTACGCCCCGAAAACACGCAGTCGGTGCTGATATGGAACAGACGTGCGCCGGCAGCCTGGCACAGGTTCGCCAGGCGGTGCGGAAACAGCGAGTTAATCTCCAGGCTGACAATCGGATCTTTGGCTGTCGGCAGCTGTTTGATGATCCCGATACAGTTGATCACCACATCCGGACGAACGACCCCTAGCGCGCGCACAATACTATCGAAATTATCGGCATCGACGCCGGCCAGCAGCCGATCGGGCGCAAGCAGGCCATACCGATGCAGTGTGCGCGGGTCGCCGCGGAGCGTAGCCCAGGTGTCGAAGTGGT
The sequence above is drawn from the Candidatus Kouleothrix ribensis genome and encodes:
- a CDS encoding sugar transferase — protein: MTSKRIFDIVLVSTGLMLLAPLFLLLGLLVKLDSSGPVFYKARRVGRGGVQFRMYKFRTMRVDADQVGPALTFKDDPRITRVGRWLRRFRLDELPQLINVLRGDMSLVGPRPEAPEFVQLSQPIWWQVLTVRPGICGLAQLTFAIDEAAVLNNQATIDSDYLTQILPIKLNLDLRYVQQQSLLFDLRVLAQTVLLLLRQQQQLPTV
- a CDS encoding DegT/DnrJ/EryC1/StrS aminotransferase family protein gives rise to the protein MRISFLPFALPDIDETELAEVREALESGWVTTGPKVRQFESAFAAAVGAKHAIAINSCTAAMHLALEAIGLQRGDEVITTPYTFAATAEVVRYFDARPVLVDVGAHDLNIHADLIEAAITPRTRAIIPVHIAGLPAELDAIHAVAQHHGLPVIEDAAHAFPSSYKVRSIGSISQFTCFSFYATKTITTGEGGMICTDDDSWAERCRIMALHGISKDAWKRYTAEGSWYYEIIAPGYKYNMTDIAAGMGLAQLRKAERMWQRRLVIAERYNQAFAGAPELQVPNDRTDCRHAWHLYMLRLNLDRLQIDRAQFADELKRRNIGISVHFIPLHLHPYYREAYGYQPEDFPVAYHEYQREISLPIYSKMSDADVQDVIDAVLEVVAESSLDHSESSVALTRG
- a CDS encoding GNAT family N-acetyltransferase; amino-acid sequence: MQSIVAVHREGFPGFFLTFLGPVFLRELYTATLTDPDGIGFVAVDQKTIGFVIGTMHPAGFYRRLLYRHWWRFALASVPPALRRMSIIPRLLRAFSMPNKVVQQEGRGNLMSITVLPEAQGLGVGQALVLAFLNEASTRGLRHVDLTTDRDANEAANRFYQSLGFVCERTFVTPEGRAMNEYVIDMASLPDHGN
- a CDS encoding glycosyltransferase family 4 protein; the encoded protein is MKILIISLWYYPEPVGKPHDLAVELVKRGHQVTVITGFPNYPSGQIYPGYRSQLLRWETIDGVRVLRVAHMVDRSRSAVRRILSYMSFSFIATVLGVLLLEQPEVIWTYQIGLPGIAIGALKSAPLIHEVQDLWPDWGRSATNGISGWLNRILMAQEKLIYRRAAAVTTITDGFRSILLTRGITADKIEVIPNWANDEHFRPVDRDMALGIREGLVDRFNVIYGGNIGAAQGLDVVLEAADLLQEVQNIQFTIIGDGVERNELVERARSKDLKNVRFIGSRSPDQMAQYFAFADVLLLHLVQDPAYEITIPSKTYAYLASGRPILAAAQGDVADLIEKIGAGVVCASQDPQALADVVRYFLSISRDEREAIGQAGRNAFLANFTRSQLVTRYEMIANRVRGLAI
- the wecB gene encoding UDP-N-acetylglucosamine 2-epimerase (non-hydrolyzing), whose protein sequence is MKVMTVFGTRPEIIRLSQVIKHLDQFCEQVLVHTGQNYDPRLSDIFFDELDLRQPDVHLGVQAQSFAEQVGQILARAGEVMAQVRPDRLLVLGDTNSALAAIIAARMGIPVYHMEAGNRCYDNRVPEEINRRIVDHSSNVLMPYTHRSKENLIREGIERQRIFVTGNPIHEVLNAYAVQIERSDVLARLNVTAGAYFLVSIHRAENVDAPARLEQLLRGLSLVADTYKQPMVVSLHPRTADKLAKFGLDPQSERVRLLKPLGFFDFVKLEREAHCVLTDSGTVQEECCVFKVPNVTIRDVTERAETIEIGSNILTGAEPEMMLQSVKVALGSPNQWAPPAEYLEPHVSSTIAKIVLGYHHQHAAHLA
- a CDS encoding polysaccharide biosynthesis protein, giving the protein MHFEGKRILVTGGTGSLGQTIVRRLLGGEMGLPARITVFSRDEARQHYMRLSYLNRKVATDDVIYHNFQKLLSFRIGDMRDYSSVLQAVRESDVVLHAAAMKQVPTCEYFPFQAIQTNILGAQNLVRSIQENNTPVETVVGISTDKACKPINVMGMSKAMMERLMVEANMNCHGTRFVCVRYGNVIASRGSVVPLFLEQIEKGGPVTVTLPEMTRFLLSLDRAVDTIFAAIKGALPGETYIPRVPAARVVDLAEVMVDGRDIPIVFTGIRPGEKLHEIMVSEEECYRTVDRGEYYAIRPMLPELQGDSAFVPALAGEYSSSQITLDHDGLRELLAPHLEQKMLSVAL
- a CDS encoding SDR family oxidoreductase; translated protein: MRVLILGAAGMLGHKLCQSYRDHFDTWATLRGDPRTLHRYGLLAPDRLLAGVDADNFDSIVRALGVVRPDVVINCIGIIKQLPTAKDPIVSLEINSLFPHRLANLCQAAGARLFHISTDCVFSGRKGMYTEDDSSDAEDLYGRTKFLGEVSGPGCITLRTSIIGRELQTTSGLVEWFLSNGGGRVRGFSRAIYSGFTTQALARIIADLIEHFPQLTGLYQVSSEPINKYDLLGLLRTSFDLPVEIEAYADFQLDRSLDSSRFRAATGFVPPTWPLMIEELASDRAHYAQWRNSHAL